The sequence CCGAGGTCGCGCAGGTGCTGCTCGACGAGGGCGTGTCCGGCCTCGACATCGCGGTGCAGCACCACGGCGCGGGCTCGGACGGGCTCGACGAGGCGTTCCGCGCCGCGGGCGCGCGGGTGCGCAGCCTCGTCGTGTACCGCTGGGGACCGCCGCCCGACCCCGCCGCCGTGGCCGCCTCGGTGCGTGCGGTGGCGGCGGGCGAGGTCGACGCGGTCGCGTTCACCTCGGCCCCCGGCGCGGCGGCCTGGCTCGCGGCCGCCGACCAGGAGGGGGTCGCCGACCTCGTCGTCGAGCGCTGCGCCGAGGGCGCCGTGGTGATGGCCGCGGTGGGTCCGGTGACCGCGGCCCCGCTGCAGGAGCGCGGCATCGAGCCGCTGATCCCCGACCGCGGCCGGCTGGGCTCGCTGGTGCGGCTGATCGTCAACCACTACGGCGGCCTCGAGGCGCTCGACACCGTGGCCGGGCCGCTGCGGGTCTACCGCGGCGCGGCCGTGCTCGACGGGCACGTCCTCCCGCTGACGCCGACCGGGCTGGAGATCCTGCGGCTGCTGGCCCACGCGCGCGGCTCGGTGGTGCCGCGCGAGCGCGTGCTCGCCGCCCTCCCGGGCGAGTCGCGCGACCCGCACGCCGCCGAGGTCGCGATCGCGCGCCTGCGGGACGCGACGGGCTCGCGCGGGCTGATCCGCACGGTCGTCAAGCGCGGCTACCGGCTCGAGCTGGCGGTGCGATGAGCGGGCGGACGGCCCCGCCCGCGCCTGTGCTCGTCGGCTGCTCGCACGGCACCGACGACCGCGACGGGCGGGTCGCGATCGCGTCGATCCTCGCGGACGCCGCCACGCTCCGCGGGGACCTCGACGTGCGCGAGGCCTTCGTCGACGTGCAGACGCCCGAGGTCGCGGACGTGGTGGCCGGTGCCCTCGAGGAGGGGCTCGAGGCCGTCGTCGTGCCGCTGCTGCTCTCGGTCGGCTTCCACGTGCAGGTGGACATCGCCGCCGCGACCGACCGACCGGGCGCTCGCGCGGCTGCGCCGCTGGGCCCGGACGACGCCCTGGTCGCGATCCTCGCCGACCGCCTCGCCGAGGCCGGGCTGCGGGACGACGACGCCGTGGTGCTCGCCGCCGCCGGGTCCAGCGTGCCGGCCGCGGCGCTCGCGGTCGAGGAGGTCGCGCGCGGCCTGGCCGCCCGCCTGGGCCGGCACCTGGGCGCGCCCGACGCGTCCGGCGGCGGGCTCGTCGTGGGGTACGGCGCCGGTGCCTCGCCGCGGGTGCCGGAGGCGGTCGCCACCGCGCGCTCGTCGGGCCGGCGCGTCGTCGTCGCGTCCTACCTGCTGGCGCCCGGGTACTTCCTCGACCGCGTGCTCGAGGCCGGCGCGGACGTCGTCGCGGCGCCGCTGGCGCCGGACCCGCGGCTCGCGGAGCTGGTGCTGCGCCGGTACGACGAGGCGCGCGCGGGCTGAGCACGCAGGGCGGGCCGGAGACCGGCCCGCCCGGTGCGCTGCCGTGCGGCTGGGCTGCTGCCAGCCGGACGGCGTCAGGCCGAGCGGCGGCGCAGCAGCGTCGCGACCACGGCGATCCCCGCGAACAGGGCGAGCGCCGCGATCCCGCGGCCGAGGGCCGAGGCCTGGCCGCCGTCGACGCCCGCGATCTCGATCGAGTACGCCGTGGCACCGGCCGCGCCCTCGGGTGCGCCGTAGGCCATGCCCTCGGTCGCGGCCCGCTCGGCACCCGCCGCCAGCACGGCGTAGCCCACGCCGTAGCTCGCGGCCGTCTCCTCGCCGGAGGACACGAGCTGCGAGGTGCCCTCGTCGGACAGGCGCTGCGCGCCGTCGACCAGCTGCGGCGTCGAGTCCGCGGCGGTGCCGAGGCCGTCCGCCAGCTGCGTCGAGCCGTCCGCCGCCGCGGACAGGCCCACCGCGAGCTCGCTGGAGCCGCTGGCCGCGTCGCCCAGGCCGTCGGCGAGCTCCGACGAGCCCCCGGCCGCGACGCCGATGCCCGCGGCGAGGTCGCCCGAGCCGTCCGCGGCCGTGACCAGGCCGGAGTACAGGCTCGTGGAGCCGGCCGCTGCGGTCGCCAGCCCGCCCGCGAGGGCGGTCGAGCCGGTCGCGGCGTCGTCGATGCCGTCCGCCAGGGTGCCCGCACCGGTCGCCGCGCCCGCGATGCCGTCGGACAGCGACCGGGAGCCCTCGGCCGCGGTGGCGAGGCCCTGCGACAGGGTCGTCGAACCCGTGGCGGCCGTCCCGACGCCGGCGGCGAGGTCGCCCGCGCCCGTGGACAGCGTGGCGGCGCCGGCACCGAGCCGGCCGAGCCCGTCGACCAGGGCGTCGCCGCCCTCCGCGAGCGCGTCGACGCCCTGCTGGACGCCGTTCATGCCGCCCCGGAGCGTCGCGTCGGCCGGGGTGTCCGTGGCGGTGCCGACGCCGCCCTGGACCGCACCCACCACCTGCGCGACGAGCGTGCCAACGCCCGCGTCGACGCCCGCGAGGCCCTCGAGCAGGCCCGGCCGGCTCGCGTCGCACACGCCCGGGAGCGAGGCGCTGGACAGCCCGCACTCGACGCGCGCGAGCGTGGCGGACGCCGTGCCGAGGCGCGTCGAGGAGTCGCCCAGGCCCGTGGCGAGCGCGGCGAGGTTGCCGTCGATCGTCGCGAGCGACTGGCGGAACTGCGCACGTGCGCCCTCCGGGAGCATCGCGGCGTAGGCCGCGAGGCCGGCGGTCTCGCTCGTGATGCCGCCGCGCAGCTGCGTGACCTGGGCGGACGTGGCCTGCGCGTCCGTGCTGGCCTGGCCGAGCTGGGTCCGCAGCGCCTCCACCGCGTAGAGCAGCGACGGCTGCTGGCCGGCGGCGGGGGCCGCCGTGGTGCCGATGCCGGCCCGGAGCTGGCCGATCGCGTCCCGCAGCGGCTGCGCCTGCGCGGGGAGGCGACCCACCTGGCCGTAGAGCGTGTCGAGGCCGGCGTCGATCTTCGCGAGCCCCGCGTCGACCTGCCCCAGGCCGGCGACCAGCGCCGGCGCGGAGCCCTGCGCGCTCGCGAGGCCGTCCGCCAGGTCGCGCGCACCGTCGGCGACCTTGGTCGCCCCGGGGGCGATCTTGTCCGTCAGCCCGTCCCGGAGCTGCTGCGCCCCGGGCAGGATCCGGTCGGTCAGCCCGTCGGCCAGGTCCGCCGCGCCCGGTGCCGCGTCGTCCGCCAGGCCGTCGGCGAGCTGCCGCGCCCCGGGGGCGATCCGGTCCGTGAGCCCGTCCGCCAGCGCGTCCGCGCCCGGCAGGATCTGGTCGTTCAGGCCGTCCGCGAGCCGCTCGGCGCCGCCGACCGCGTCGCCCTCGAGCCCGTCGGCGAGCCGCTGCGCGCCGGGCAGGAGCTGGTCGTTGAGGCCCGAGGCGAGGTCCTGCGCGCCGGGCAGGGCCCGCGCGTTCAGGCCCGCGGCGAGCTCGGCCGCGCCGGGCACGGCCTCGTCGGTCAGGCCGGTCGCGAGCGTGGTCGCGCCGTCGTGCATCTGGACCAGGCCCGCGAGCAGCTCGGCCGCGCCGTCGTGGAGCCGCAGCAGGTTCTCGTCGATCTGCACCGCGCCGGCGGTGAGGTCGACGCCGGAGGCCGCGCCGTTCGCGTAGCTCGCGGAGCCGCCCTTGAACGAGGGGTAGTCGAGCGGCGAGACGGGCATGGACGTGAGCGAGGCGGCCGGCACCACGCCGTCGCTGACGCGCGCCGTGTAGCCGAAGGTCGCGGTGTCGGAGCCGATCGGCGGGAACAGCGTCATCTGGAAGGTCAGCCGCGTGCCACCGCGCCCGTCGCCGGCGATCCCGGCCTCGCCCGACCGCACGTCCGTGAAGGACGACGGCAGGGTCGTCACGAGCTGGCCGATCATGGGGACGACCGTGGTGGCCGTCGCGGTCGCGGTGCCGCCGCGCCCGTCGTCGTAGGTGACCTCCTGCTCGCGGCCCGTGCGGTTGGTGACCGTGTACCGGACCTCCAGCTCGCCGGAGCGCCCGACGACGTCGCCCGGCTGGACGGCCTGCCCGTCCAGCGCGTACGTCACCTCGACGCCCAGGGGCAGGTCGCCGTCGAAGTCGCTCACGCTGCGCAGCCGCCGCTCCCCGTCGACGTCGACCTGCGCGACGACGCGGCCGTCCTCGACGGTGTAGGCGCCGAACCCGTCGAGGTTGCGCAGGCCGTCGGTCGAGACGGGGTTGGCGATCGTCGCGGTGCCGTGGCCCGTGAGCGCGAGCTGCTCGTAGACGCGGGCCTCGCGCAGCGCGCCCGTGGCGTCGAGCTTGGCCTGCACGGTCTCGGTGTTGGTCACGGCCACGTCGCCGCTGTCGTCGGCGGCCGCGGCGGCGGTGCCGCACAGGACCAGCGGGAGGACGCTCGCGGTGGCGAGCGCGGGAAGGGACGCGGAGAGGGAGCGGCGCACGTCAGGCCTCCTGGGGGTCACGGGTCAGCGGGGCGGCGGGCGGGGCGGCGGGCGTCGGTGCGGGGTGGAGCGTGACCGGCGACGACGAGGGGACCGGCTGCGCCCTCCCCGCCGGGACCGATGTCCCGCGCTGGCTCGGCCCGTCCGGAGCAGCCACGTCCGTCGCGGCGTCGGTGTGGCGCGCCGCCGGTGCGGCGGCCGGACGCGGTCCGACGAGGACGCCCACGAGGAGCCCCAGCGCGGACGCGAGCAGCAGCGAGGAGACCGACTCCACGGACGTGCTGGTCACGGCGGACGGGTCGGTCGCGTACACCGCCTCGTAGGCGCCGACCACCCCGACCGCGCCGAGCAGCAGCGACCACAGCGGCAGCCGCCCGCGGGAGACCGCGAAGGCCGCGGTGCACAGCGCGAGCACGACGAACGCCGCGACGGCCCGGCCCGCGGCGGTGTCCGGGAGGGCGCCGGCGCGCAGCAGGTAGCCCGCCCAGGCCAGCACCGCCCCGAGCACGAACCCGCCTGCGCGCCCGGCGACGGAGCCGTCGGGGACCAGCCCCAGCGCACCGCCCAGCGCGAGGCCCAGCAGGACCACGCCCTGCGCGTCGGCGCCGAGCAGGGTGAGGCCGGTGACGGCCGCCGTGAGGACGGCGAGGGCGAGCCCCGCCAGGATGTACCGCTTCATGACCACCTCGTCGTGGTTCCGCCGGACGTCAGGACCGGCCCCGCGTCGTCGTCGTCGACGGACGCGCTCCGGACGCGCGATGTCTACCAGCGGCGGGGATACCCCGACCACGCGGTACTAGGTAATGCCCGGGCGGTACCGGGAAAAAGGCCGTCGGTACCGGGTAACCGTTACCTCGTCGTGACCGACCGGTCGCGGCTGGGCGGTGACCGGTCGGTGACGCCTCAGAGGTAGCGCAG is a genomic window of Cellulomonas fulva containing:
- a CDS encoding uroporphyrinogen-III synthase, whose translation is MSAPTSTTNDQGIDQTLAGCVVLITADRRSAELTAALTRRGASVRHAAALGMVPHIDDAALVAGTRDLVADPPDTVVVTTGIGFRGWIEAADAAGLADDLVAALRGARIVARGPKARGAIQAAGLTPDWVAESETSAEVAQVLLDEGVSGLDIAVQHHGAGSDGLDEAFRAAGARVRSLVVYRWGPPPDPAAVAASVRAVAAGEVDAVAFTSAPGAAAWLAAADQEGVADLVVERCAEGAVVMAAVGPVTAAPLQERGIEPLIPDRGRLGSLVRLIVNHYGGLEALDTVAGPLRVYRGAAVLDGHVLPLTPTGLEILRLLAHARGSVVPRERVLAALPGESRDPHAAEVAIARLRDATGSRGLIRTVVKRGYRLELAVR
- a CDS encoding sirohydrochlorin chelatase; amino-acid sequence: MSGRTAPPAPVLVGCSHGTDDRDGRVAIASILADAATLRGDLDVREAFVDVQTPEVADVVAGALEEGLEAVVVPLLLSVGFHVQVDIAAATDRPGARAAAPLGPDDALVAILADRLAEAGLRDDDAVVLAAAGSSVPAAALAVEEVARGLAARLGRHLGAPDASGGGLVVGYGAGASPRVPEAVATARSSGRRVVVASYLLAPGYFLDRVLEAGADVVAAPLAPDPRLAELVLRRYDEARAG